CAAAGCTTTTCTGCAACAACACCCACACCGCCACCAGCGCCAGCAGAGCGAAATACACCCCGGCGTGAACTCGACCATCCTCCATCAACAACGGCAGGCGGCTGGCGTCGCCGAACATCGCCGACTCGGGAAAGTTGTACCCGGCCGGGTCCTTCAACGGCCCGTGAACGCAGAACAGCAGCAGGTTCAGCGCGATGTAATTGAGCATGATGCTGGTGAGGATTTCGTTGGCGTTGAAGCGCGTGCGCAGCCAGGCGGTGAGCCCGGCCCACGCGGCGCCGACGAGGGTGCCGGTGAGCAGGATCAGCACCAGTGCCCAGTGGCTTTGCATGTCGATGATGTTCACCGCCAGCGCACTGCCGGCCAACGCACCGAGCAACAATTGACCTTCGGCGCCGATGTTCCAGATTCGCGCCTGATAAGCCACCGCCAGACCCAGCGCGCAGAGCAGGATCGGCAACGCCTTGACCAATAATTCGGACACGCCATACAAGTCGCTGACCGGCGCGATCAACAAGGTGTGCAAGGTTTGCAGCGGGTCATGACCGAGAGCGATGAACAGCAGCGAGCCACAGCCGAGGGTCAGCACCGCCGCCAACAGCGGCGAGCACCACAACATCAGGCGCGATTGCCGGCCACGGGGTTCGAGGGAAAGCAGCATGAAAAACTCCGTTAAACCGCAGCGGGTTGAGGTTGAGGGCTGTGGAACTGGCCGGCCATCCAGCCACCGACATCGCTGATCCGTGTTTGCGCCGTGTCTTGCAGCGCCGACATCCGCCCGCCGCAGAGCGCGCCGAGGCGGTCGCTGATCTGGAACAGCTCGTCGAGGTCTTCGGATATCACCAGAATCGCCGCGCCGGCATCGCGCAGGGCGATCAGGGCGCGATGAATCACTGCCGCCGCGCCGACGTCCACGCCCCAGGTCGGGTGCGCGGCGATCAGCAGTTTTGGCTGCTGGAGGATTTCCCGGCCGAGGATGAATTTCTGCAGGTTGCCGCCGGACAAACTGCGAGCGCTGGTTTGGGTATCCGGGGTTTTCACCCCGAAGCGCTGGATGATTGCCTGGGCGAGGGATTCGATTTTGTTGCGCTCGATCAAACCGTGGCTGACCAGCCCTTGCTGAAAGGCTGTGAGCAGGGCGTTGTCCGCCAGGCTCAACTCCGGGACCGCGCCGTGCCCGAGACGCTCGGCTGGGACGAATGCGAGACCGAGTCTGCGCCGTGCATCCGGGCGCAGATCGGCGACGGCGCGTTCTCGGAAACGGATCGTTTGCGCTGCATCGCGGGGCAGTGTCTGTTCGCCGCTCAGCAGTGCCAGCAATTCATCCTGACCGTTGCCCGCAACGCCAGCGATGCCGACGATTTCGCCGCTGCGCACCTGCAAGTCGATGCCGGTCAACGAACAGCCGAACGGATCGGGGTTGTGCCAATTCAATCCGCTGACCCGCAGGAATGTCGCGCCGCCATTGGCTTTCGGATACTCGCCGATCAGCGCCGCCGACTCGCCGACCATCAGTTGCGCCAGTTGCTGGTCGGAGCATTTCGCCGGTACGCAATGTCCGGCCACCCGGCCGCCGCGCAGAACCGTGGCGCTGTGGCACAAGGCGCGCACCTCGCCGAGTTTGTGGCTGATGAACAGAATGCTGCAGCCCTCGGCCGCCAGCCGACGCAGGGTGATGAACAGATCGTCGGCTTCCTGCGGCGTGAGCACCGAGGTCGGTTCGTCGAGAATCAGCAGGCGGATATCCTGCATCAGGCACCGGACGATCTCCACCCGTTGGCGCTCGCCGATCGACAGGCTGTGGACAAGTCGCTCCGGTTCCAGCGCCATGCCATAACGGCGGGACACTTCGCGGATTTTCGGTTCAAGCTGTTTCGGCGTCCCGGCGGCCGGGCCCATCGCCAGCGCAATGTTCTGCGCCACGGTCAGGGTTTCGAACAGCGAGAAATGCTGGAACACCATGCCGATGCCCAACTGCCGGGCCTGCGCCGGATTGCGCATGTTCACCGGTTGCCCTTGCCAGAGCATTTCGCCCGAGTCGGCCTGGGTGACGCCGTAGATGATCTTCATCAGCGTGCTTTTGCCCGCGCCGTTTTCACCGAGCAGCGCGTGGATTTCACCGGGGGCGATGCTCAGGTCGATGGCGTCATTGGCCAGACAACCGGGATAACGTTTGCTGATGCGGCGCAGTTGCAGGCGCGGGGTGGGCGTGGCGTTGGGCATGACAGGCTCGGCTTGCTTGGGGTTGTGCCTGTGGATAAAGCAATTTCCTGGCCATTGAGTCAGGAACCCTTCAAGCGTTTGCCCGGCGCCCCTTCACCTAGAGCCGCGAAGGTAAAACTGCTCCGATTCGCAGCACCAATTCAGCGCAAAGCCTTTGATCAGGCTCCAGTTTTGTTCGTGAAATTCTGGTTAAAAAACGAGCAATCCCACCGGAGCCAAGCTGCACCTGAGGCTACGTGAGTCATGAACGGGTTATCCACAGGTTGCTCCACAGTATTTGTGCGCAATCGGACAACCTTGGCATAAGCGCACCGGTGCTATCTCCCAATGGCGATAAACAGATCTAACTGATTGTTTTTACTTGGAATTAAATTTTTTTCATGTGCTTTGGGCGAAAAGTGTACAAATCGCGCAAAGCCACGTGACAGAAGGGTTACAGCGGTGTGTGCTCAGGTTATCCACAGTCGGGTGCACAGGTGATGTGGGCAACTCTCTGGAATATGGGGATTTGCTCGTGCCCCGAAATATTGCAAGTGTTCAGCGCTGGAGCAGGATGCGCCCACGGCTGAGATCGGCCAGTTGGCTTTGCAGCAATGGAATCTGCGCCTCACCCACCGCCAACTGTAATTCGACGCCATTGGCGGTGAAGTTTTCTTCCACAACGAGACCGCCAAGATCCGCCACCCGCAACTTCACCAACGCCAACTCGGCAAACCCGCAGGCACAACGCAGGGGCACACGGCTGATCAATTCGATTTTCGGTGCGGCTTGCAGGCACTTGTTGGCGCCGCCGCCATAGGCCCGGGCCAGGCCGCCGGTGCCCAGTTGAATGCCGCCGTACCAGCGGATCACCAGCACCGCGACCTGATCGCAATCCTGCGCCTCGATGGCCGCGAGAATCGGTCGACCGGCAGTGCCGCCGGGTTCGCCGTCGTCGTTACTGCGGTACTGATCACCGAGTTTCCACGCCCAGCAATTGTGCGAGGCGTTCAAGTCG
This genomic window from Pseudomonas kribbensis contains:
- a CDS encoding ABC transporter permease, with the protein product MLLSLEPRGRQSRLMLWCSPLLAAVLTLGCGSLLFIALGHDPLQTLHTLLIAPVSDLYGVSELLVKALPILLCALGLAVAYQARIWNIGAEGQLLLGALAGSALAVNIIDMQSHWALVLILLTGTLVGAAWAGLTAWLRTRFNANEILTSIMLNYIALNLLLFCVHGPLKDPAGYNFPESAMFGDASRLPLLMEDGRVHAGVYFALLALVAVWVLLQKSFVGFQIKVLGLDKRAAGFAGFREKRLIWLALLISGGLAGLAGVCEVTGPIGQLVPQVSPGYGYAAITVAFLGRLNPVGILFSSLLMALLYIGGESAQMTLNLPQAITQLFQGMMLFFLLACDVLILYRPRLNLRWARRTSTTAVTAGAL
- a CDS encoding ABC transporter ATP-binding protein — encoded protein: MPNATPTPRLQLRRISKRYPGCLANDAIDLSIAPGEIHALLGENGAGKSTLMKIIYGVTQADSGEMLWQGQPVNMRNPAQARQLGIGMVFQHFSLFETLTVAQNIALAMGPAAGTPKQLEPKIREVSRRYGMALEPERLVHSLSIGERQRVEIVRCLMQDIRLLILDEPTSVLTPQEADDLFITLRRLAAEGCSILFISHKLGEVRALCHSATVLRGGRVAGHCVPAKCSDQQLAQLMVGESAALIGEYPKANGGATFLRVSGLNWHNPDPFGCSLTGIDLQVRSGEIVGIAGVAGNGQDELLALLSGEQTLPRDAAQTIRFRERAVADLRPDARRRLGLAFVPAERLGHGAVPELSLADNALLTAFQQGLVSHGLIERNKIESLAQAIIQRFGVKTPDTQTSARSLSGGNLQKFILGREILQQPKLLIAAHPTWGVDVGAAAVIHRALIALRDAGAAILVISEDLDELFQISDRLGALCGGRMSALQDTAQTRISDVGGWMAGQFHSPQPQPAAV
- a CDS encoding IMPACT family protein: MPFTLSGFCEFREEIRKSRFITFAAPIGSPAEAQAFIEQHSDLNASHNCWAWKLGDQYRSNDDGEPGGTAGRPILAAIEAQDCDQVAVLVIRWYGGIQLGTGGLARAYGGGANKCLQAAPKIELISRVPLRCACGFAELALVKLRVADLGGLVVEENFTANGVELQLAVGEAQIPLLQSQLADLSRGRILLQR